A genomic stretch from Deltaproteobacteria bacterium includes:
- a CDS encoding HAD family hydrolase — protein MPPESPMPDVINFDLDGTILNVESRFRRALNAARAIEGLSPMEVADFHVRYRSGGLSSDVRPERIEPFWRTFLDRFCFDPGETLGEPYPGVFDALDRIRAAGIRTAIITNRSAPSDHVAEELDRLGIRGHFDLVLSQGSFNFRQVGGSWCKSSMILHAAESFAVGPNRMAMVGDLSVDITSARTAGCGWAVAVRSGGSPAHELERVGPDAIVDSVADLIDHFGL, from the coding sequence ATGCCACCCGAATCACCGATGCCTGATGTCATCAACTTCGATCTCGACGGAACGATCCTCAACGTCGAGAGCCGGTTTCGCCGGGCGCTCAACGCCGCCCGTGCCATCGAAGGTCTTTCACCGATGGAAGTAGCCGATTTTCATGTCCGTTACCGTTCAGGCGGACTTTCCAGTGATGTTCGCCCGGAACGGATCGAGCCGTTCTGGCGGACGTTCCTGGACCGGTTCTGCTTCGACCCCGGTGAAACCCTCGGCGAGCCGTATCCTGGTGTTTTCGACGCACTGGACAGGATACGTGCAGCCGGAATCCGCACGGCGATCATCACCAACCGCTCAGCTCCGAGTGATCATGTGGCGGAAGAACTGGACCGCCTCGGTATCCGGGGCCACTTCGACCTGGTGCTCTCGCAGGGGAGTTTCAATTTCCGGCAGGTGGGCGGATCCTGGTGCAAATCTTCGATGATCCTGCACGCAGCAGAATCATTCGCGGTCGGTCCGAACCGGATGGCAATGGTGGGGGATCTCTCGGTCGATATCACCAGTGCCCGTACGGCCGGATGCGGCTGGGCCGTTGCCGTGCGGAGTGGAGGCTCTCCAGCTCACGAACTCGAACGCGTGGGGCCTGATGCCATCGTAGATTCGGTTGCCGATCTGATTGACCATTTCGGGCTGTAA
- a CDS encoding Hsp33 family molecular chaperone HslO codes for MARPGPDRIRSGVLQDGAFRFAVARLNDSVTRACLLHQLDGVRAEVLGEALVSTALLATPSKAEEKYTLSIYGRGLIRSLNADCDHRGHLRGYLRTAPENEWPTAVTAANLMAPPGIIQVTRSLPDRVVYQGITEFRLGAIGADVALHLSTSDQVETEIRTAVTGAPGRYAAAGLSIQALPGTDLDLFVPIRAALDAAEREGRACMDRPEEFIESVLGPFGPHLLGNQAVHYRCNCSRERVLNIFRQMSPADISGLTEPDGSAVATCHWCNAEYAFPPDEMALIIGGGAEGGRPD; via the coding sequence ATGGCTCGGCCTGGACCCGACCGGATCCGGTCCGGGGTGCTTCAGGACGGGGCGTTCCGTTTTGCCGTGGCCCGTCTGAACGATTCGGTTACCCGTGCCTGCCTCCTGCATCAGCTGGATGGCGTACGGGCCGAAGTCTTGGGCGAGGCACTCGTGAGCACGGCACTGCTCGCCACTCCTTCAAAAGCGGAAGAAAAGTACACGCTTTCCATCTATGGCCGTGGCCTCATCCGTTCGCTCAATGCCGACTGCGACCACCGCGGCCACCTGCGCGGCTATCTCCGGACGGCACCCGAAAACGAATGGCCCACTGCCGTCACGGCGGCGAACCTGATGGCTCCGCCGGGAATCATTCAGGTGACCCGATCGCTGCCGGACCGTGTGGTTTATCAGGGAATAACAGAGTTTCGGCTCGGGGCCATCGGGGCTGACGTCGCGCTGCATCTTTCGACTTCCGATCAGGTGGAAACCGAAATCCGCACTGCCGTTACCGGAGCGCCGGGCCGGTATGCGGCGGCCGGACTTTCCATCCAGGCGCTGCCGGGGACCGACCTCGATCTCTTTGTGCCCATTCGCGCCGCTCTCGATGCCGCCGAACGGGAAGGCAGGGCCTGCATGGACCGGCCGGAGGAGTTCATCGAGTCGGTGCTGGGACCATTTGGTCCGCACCTGCTGGGCAACCAGGCGGTACATTACCGCTGCAACTGCTCCCGGGAGCGCGTGCTCAACATTTTCCGGCAGATGAGTCCTGCGGACATCTCGGGCCTCACCGAGCCGGATGGTTCGGCAGTAGCAACCTGTCACTGGTGCAATGCCGAATATGCCTTCCCGCCGGACGAGATGGCGCTGATTATCGGCGGCGGGGCGGAAGGGGGCCGTCCGGACTGA
- the moaA gene encoding GTP 3',8-cyclase MoaA → MAALALTDSFQRRIRYLRISVTDRCNLRCTYCMPEEGLDWKPRHELLSYEEWIRIVRAMVPLGIEKIRVTGGEPLVRSGIVGFLGMLTAIDGLKDVTLTTNGILLAGLADGIREAGVRRINVSLDTFRPETFIRISKRDDHHRVMEGIRAAREAGFNPLKINCVVLPGVNDDEVLDFVEWTTREPVIVRFIENMPLSGQYDGVETLGDTIPSSELVRRIRLEYPFDLVTDEAGSKGNNGLYAVKGAPGRVEFISAVSHSFCEHCDRLRLTAEGQLRWCLFDNAECDLRAIVRDPGKADEDIVNVFRRIIREKPEAHLIGQYATAPSSRFMSAIGG, encoded by the coding sequence GTGGCGGCCCTAGCGCTTACCGATTCGTTCCAGCGCCGGATCCGGTATCTGAGGATATCGGTAACGGACCGCTGTAACTTGCGCTGCACCTACTGCATGCCGGAGGAAGGCCTCGACTGGAAACCGCGGCATGAACTGCTTTCCTATGAGGAATGGATACGGATTGTCCGTGCCATGGTGCCGCTTGGTATCGAAAAAATACGGGTGACAGGCGGTGAGCCGCTGGTTCGTAGCGGTATTGTTGGGTTTCTGGGGATGCTTACGGCCATTGATGGCCTGAAGGATGTGACGCTCACTACCAATGGCATCCTGCTGGCCGGCCTTGCCGATGGAATCCGCGAGGCCGGTGTCCGGCGCATCAACGTGAGCCTGGATACCTTCCGCCCGGAAACTTTCATCAGGATCAGCAAGCGGGACGACCACCACCGCGTAATGGAAGGCATTCGTGCTGCCCGGGAGGCAGGATTCAATCCGCTCAAAATAAACTGTGTCGTGCTGCCCGGCGTGAATGATGACGAGGTGCTGGACTTCGTGGAGTGGACGACCCGCGAACCCGTGATCGTGCGTTTTATCGAGAACATGCCTCTCTCAGGACAGTATGACGGCGTGGAAACCCTTGGAGATACGATCCCGTCATCCGAACTCGTCCGCCGGATCCGTCTTGAGTATCCGTTCGATCTCGTTACTGACGAGGCGGGTTCCAAGGGAAACAACGGGCTTTATGCTGTGAAGGGTGCGCCGGGTCGGGTGGAGTTCATCTCCGCGGTGAGCCACAGTTTCTGCGAACATTGCGACCGCTTGCGCCTGACCGCCGAGGGACAGCTCCGCTGGTGCCTTTTTGACAACGCCGAGTGCGACCTCCGGGCCATTGTCCGGGATCCGGGAAAAGCGGATGAAGATATAGTCAACGTTTTCCGCCGCATTATCCGTGAAAAGCCGGAAGCACACCTCATTGGCCAGTACGCCACAGCCCCCTCCAGCCGTTTCATGTCGGCGATTGGGGGGTAA
- a CDS encoding PBP1A family penicillin-binding protein, translating into MSDVDENNKPPDSELPDEAPQKRLDLTLSDDSSGWLADPAPTSDRPEEEHPPEDEDLPPAQEPDLVGDLPDPNKLRRRELLYYLLAALILLVLTGGGIAGFVYAEMARDLPKLDKLSSYRPDLSVEVEDRNGQVVWEFWKERRKLVPYEEIPRVVVDAFRAAEDSSFFEHGGIDMVAIARAAIKNFMAGEVKQGASTITQQVAKTFLLTSERRYERKIKEAILAYRIEKNFTKEEILYLYLNQIFLGNGSYGVKVAAETYFRKTLPEVTVAEAAMLAGLPKAPSTLNPVINFAGATERQRYVLQQMLVNRMITQDEYQQALDEQVVVYPQPKFHSESPHLSYPMEELRLELIRRMGEEELFQSGIKVRSTIDGQMQKHAWEVLRRGIENADKLSGWRGPLRKAPKEEFMPAVAELARQNRLDAAETRPRIGERYQGLVLKTGDFRRKTGRTSTDAGKGALVALSPHHAGIIALADMEWARQPNPNVSPAKSTIKDPAQAVSAGDVINVKIIDAEAAEFVMPGRPEEMPEPVFPLSLEQEPEIQGALIALDPFNGDILAMVGGYSFEKSPFNRTTQALRQPGSAFKPFIYAQAIESGYTQVTKMFDTAVVLPGARHDELWMPKNHDDAFMGEITLRKALALSVNTIAVKLVLDERVSVARSAEFVKRAGMQSEMPADYTLALGSAPVTLLEMVRGLAIFPNGGQRIGSRLLTGANGPDGLPLFRVEVEKAVNEKAGETAPNRIISPTTAYIMTSMLSAVITEGTGGRAARIGRPAGGKTGTSSDNRDAWFVGFDSKLVAGVWMGYDDNRSLGRYASGGLLSAPTWLEFMLPLAPEDPADEQFPIPSDIVLVRIDPSTGDRIADPYLDEYYTSGGTGLPPPVPKPPRGAPPLPVLPGVVMPFVRGTEPSPPAESGDRFQGGVGPSLYGDLEPEDDGQSPHMPEAPPTHVTGDPDLPRD; encoded by the coding sequence ATGTCTGACGTTGACGAGAACAACAAGCCCCCAGATAGTGAGTTGCCGGACGAGGCACCTCAAAAGCGTCTTGACCTGACTCTTTCCGACGACAGTTCCGGCTGGCTGGCTGACCCGGCGCCTACGTCCGACCGTCCGGAAGAGGAGCATCCGCCGGAGGACGAAGACCTCCCCCCTGCCCAGGAGCCGGACCTGGTCGGGGATCTACCTGACCCGAATAAACTCCGGCGCCGGGAACTCCTTTATTACCTGCTGGCTGCGCTGATCCTGCTTGTGCTCACGGGGGGCGGGATTGCGGGGTTTGTCTATGCCGAGATGGCCCGCGATCTGCCGAAACTGGACAAGCTGTCATCTTACCGGCCTGACCTGTCGGTCGAAGTCGAGGACCGGAACGGGCAGGTGGTCTGGGAGTTCTGGAAGGAGCGGCGCAAGCTCGTCCCCTACGAGGAGATTCCCCGCGTTGTGGTGGATGCGTTCCGTGCGGCCGAGGATTCGTCGTTTTTCGAACATGGCGGTATCGACATGGTGGCCATCGCCCGTGCCGCCATCAAGAACTTCATGGCTGGCGAAGTGAAGCAAGGTGCATCCACCATCACACAGCAGGTGGCCAAGACATTCCTCCTCACGAGCGAGCGCCGGTATGAACGCAAGATCAAGGAGGCGATCCTCGCCTACCGGATCGAGAAGAATTTCACCAAGGAGGAAATCCTCTACCTTTATCTGAACCAGATATTTCTCGGGAATGGTTCCTATGGCGTGAAGGTGGCGGCTGAAACCTACTTCCGGAAAACCCTGCCGGAAGTAACGGTAGCCGAGGCAGCAATGCTGGCGGGACTTCCCAAGGCGCCTTCGACGCTCAATCCGGTGATAAACTTCGCGGGAGCCACCGAACGGCAGCGGTATGTACTCCAGCAGATGCTCGTTAACCGTATGATCACACAGGACGAGTACCAGCAGGCACTGGATGAACAGGTGGTTGTCTATCCGCAGCCGAAATTCCATTCCGAATCGCCGCATCTTTCCTATCCAATGGAAGAACTTCGCCTCGAACTGATACGCCGGATGGGCGAGGAGGAACTGTTCCAGTCGGGTATCAAGGTCCGGTCGACGATTGACGGACAGATGCAGAAGCACGCGTGGGAAGTGCTCCGGCGGGGCATCGAGAACGCCGACAAGCTTTCTGGCTGGCGCGGGCCGCTACGCAAGGCGCCGAAAGAGGAGTTCATGCCTGCAGTCGCGGAACTGGCAAGGCAAAACCGTCTCGATGCTGCCGAAACGCGTCCGCGCATCGGGGAACGTTATCAGGGGCTCGTGCTGAAGACCGGAGATTTCAGGCGTAAAACCGGCCGCACCTCCACGGATGCCGGCAAGGGTGCTCTCGTGGCACTGTCGCCACACCATGCAGGCATAATCGCGCTCGCTGATATGGAATGGGCACGTCAGCCCAATCCTAACGTCTCGCCCGCCAAGTCCACGATCAAGGATCCGGCGCAAGCGGTCTCGGCCGGGGACGTCATTAACGTAAAAATCATCGATGCCGAAGCGGCGGAGTTCGTGATGCCGGGCAGACCGGAGGAGATGCCGGAGCCGGTATTTCCGCTTTCGCTTGAACAGGAGCCGGAAATTCAGGGTGCGCTGATCGCGCTTGACCCTTTCAATGGGGACATCCTGGCGATGGTGGGAGGCTACAGCTTCGAAAAAAGCCCGTTCAACCGCACCACACAGGCGCTCCGTCAGCCGGGCAGCGCCTTCAAGCCATTCATATACGCGCAGGCAATCGAGAGCGGATATACCCAGGTCACGAAGATGTTTGATACGGCCGTGGTGCTTCCCGGCGCACGGCACGACGAGTTGTGGATGCCCAAGAACCACGACGACGCTTTCATGGGTGAGATCACGCTTCGCAAGGCACTTGCCCTGTCGGTTAATACGATTGCCGTGAAACTGGTGCTGGACGAGCGAGTGAGTGTCGCCCGGTCGGCCGAGTTCGTGAAACGTGCCGGCATGCAGTCGGAAATGCCGGCTGACTACACACTGGCGCTGGGATCAGCACCAGTGACACTGCTGGAGATGGTGCGTGGACTGGCCATTTTCCCGAATGGCGGGCAGCGTATCGGTAGCCGTCTCCTGACGGGTGCCAACGGCCCCGATGGCTTGCCCCTGTTCCGGGTGGAAGTGGAAAAGGCAGTGAACGAAAAGGCCGGTGAAACCGCTCCCAACCGGATTATCAGCCCCACGACGGCCTACATCATGACTTCCATGCTTTCGGCGGTCATTACCGAGGGCACGGGTGGCCGGGCTGCCCGTATTGGCCGCCCGGCCGGAGGCAAGACGGGTACTTCCAGTGACAACCGTGACGCCTGGTTTGTCGGGTTTGACTCGAAACTCGTGGCCGGTGTCTGGATGGGTTACGACGACAACCGTTCGCTGGGACGCTATGCATCGGGCGGCCTGCTGTCTGCTCCAACCTGGCTGGAGTTTATGCTTCCGCTCGCTCCAGAGGATCCGGCTGACGAGCAGTTTCCCATTCCGTCCGATATCGTGCTCGTTCGTATTGACCCCTCCACGGGAGACCGGATCGCGGATCCCTATCTCGATGAGTATTACACTTCTGGCGGCACTGGATTGCCTCCACCGGTTCCGAAACCTCCCAGAGGCGCTCCGCCTCTCCCGGTTCTTCCGGGCGTGGTGATGCCGTTTGTCCGGGGCACAGAGCCGTCACCCCCGGCCGAAAGTGGAGACCGGTTCCAGGGAGGTGTGGGCCCCTCGCTTTATGGCGACCTGGAGCCCGAAGATGACGGTCAGTCGCCGCACATGCCGGAGGCACCCCCGACCCATGTTACCGGAGACCCTGATTTGCCCAGGGACTGA
- a CDS encoding CPBP family intramembrane metalloprotease, with amino-acid sequence MNRFPRDAALTVLLLCGTYAMGNVLPLGPVASIAGYALLLYAPLWHERQGRITFARMAGDRALAWKGAGTGLIAAMLICTGFYLLWSVVPGGIPWVGQPGTPDFTRIVTTHALALIVLYPLAEELFFRGYLQARLEDSSWSPWGAITVQAALFGLVHALSFANPAGLMTFFPALVMGVLRRRTGTLAAPLVFHMVANGLIVIV; translated from the coding sequence ATGAACCGCTTTCCCCGCGATGCCGCCCTGACCGTCCTTCTTCTCTGCGGGACGTACGCAATGGGAAATGTCCTGCCGCTTGGTCCTGTCGCCTCGATAGCGGGCTATGCACTGCTGCTCTATGCGCCCCTCTGGCATGAGCGGCAGGGCAGGATCACTTTTGCAAGAATGGCCGGAGACAGGGCCCTCGCCTGGAAAGGCGCCGGCACGGGGCTCATCGCCGCGATGCTGATCTGCACTGGCTTTTACCTCTTGTGGAGCGTGGTCCCAGGTGGAATTCCCTGGGTTGGCCAGCCCGGAACGCCGGACTTTACGCGGATCGTCACCACCCATGCTCTCGCCCTAATCGTTCTTTACCCGCTCGCCGAAGAGCTGTTTTTCAGGGGCTACCTTCAGGCCCGTCTCGAAGACAGTTCCTGGAGCCCGTGGGGTGCCATTACCGTCCAGGCAGCCCTGTTCGGCCTCGTGCATGCCCTGTCCTTCGCCAATCCCGCCGGTCTAATGACCTTTTTCCCTGCTCTTGTGATGGGAGTTCTGCGTCGAAGGACCGGAACTCTGGCCGCTCCACTGGTCTTCCATATGGTAGCAAATGGGCTGATCGTAATAGTGTGA
- a CDS encoding AarF/ABC1/UbiB kinase family protein produces MHAETARTETSDQGNMDRQAASPKNHGRSRRGGTNGTRARQVFTRQRGMARWVAAAEMLLTAIEETAWELRAIYEEMMSEFSLSYTEARSNLRELNSRRENLEAELGRLLEISRVVSGVILSYRLASITGAFMRREAYEAKLEKLHIQTARKLVKMAEKLQGGMIKVGQMLSARMDILPKAITDELSKLQDRVVPLDEATVREVLERNWGAERLATVVLDPVPCGAASIAQVHRAVLADGREVAVKVRRPGIEQVLRHDMANLRRVIGSLAAYLPDVELDPVIDEIETQVMKEVDFPAEMESIGRAVELTRGMTGVVVPPVVAEWCGEDVLVTEFHRGDRIDLAVDAMAARSDRTAINSLLSKMVDVYARQILLWGFFQPDTHPGNFLVKEDGTLVLLDFGCAREIPGEFRQNLARVMQAFAGGKDDEAARIIGELGFRTRSGDLGHLVKPVRDLLSGLMAGKSSMWDTEKMIGQAEEMAGVLLDDPVTRIPAEAVMVGRALMTLGGLFYKHRPDIDPFKTLFPVIAEALRGA; encoded by the coding sequence ATGCACGCAGAAACCGCCAGGACAGAAACCAGCGATCAAGGCAACATGGATCGCCAGGCAGCCTCCCCCAAAAACCATGGCCGAAGCCGTCGCGGCGGTACTAACGGCACCCGGGCCCGGCAGGTGTTCACGCGCCAGCGTGGCATGGCCCGATGGGTGGCCGCGGCCGAAATGCTACTCACCGCGATCGAGGAGACAGCTTGGGAACTGCGCGCCATCTACGAAGAAATGATGAGCGAGTTTTCCCTCAGCTACACAGAAGCCCGGTCGAACCTGCGCGAACTGAACAGCCGGCGCGAGAACCTCGAAGCGGAGCTTGGCCGGCTGCTTGAAATCTCCCGTGTCGTGTCAGGGGTGATTCTTTCCTACCGGCTCGCGTCCATTACCGGTGCCTTCATGCGTAGGGAAGCCTACGAGGCGAAGCTCGAAAAACTGCACATCCAGACCGCCCGGAAGCTGGTGAAGATGGCCGAAAAGCTTCAGGGTGGAATGATCAAGGTGGGCCAGATGCTCTCGGCCCGCATGGATATCCTCCCCAAGGCGATCACCGATGAACTGTCGAAGCTCCAGGACCGTGTGGTACCGCTGGACGAAGCCACTGTCCGCGAGGTGCTGGAGCGGAACTGGGGTGCCGAGCGGCTCGCTACCGTCGTTCTGGATCCGGTTCCCTGCGGGGCGGCATCGATCGCGCAGGTCCACCGGGCGGTGCTGGCCGACGGGCGCGAAGTAGCTGTCAAGGTCCGCCGTCCCGGGATCGAGCAGGTGCTCCGGCACGATATGGCCAATCTGCGCCGCGTGATTGGTTCGCTGGCCGCCTATCTTCCCGACGTGGAACTGGACCCGGTCATCGACGAGATAGAAACCCAGGTGATGAAGGAAGTGGATTTCCCCGCAGAGATGGAATCGATCGGCCGCGCCGTGGAGCTCACACGCGGGATGACAGGCGTCGTCGTACCTCCAGTCGTCGCCGAATGGTGCGGTGAGGACGTGCTCGTGACGGAGTTCCACCGTGGCGACCGGATTGATCTCGCCGTGGATGCAATGGCAGCCCGCAGCGACCGGACAGCGATCAACAGCCTGCTGTCAAAGATGGTCGATGTCTACGCCCGGCAGATACTCCTGTGGGGGTTCTTCCAACCCGACACGCATCCGGGGAATTTCCTCGTCAAGGAAGATGGCACCCTTGTCCTTCTCGATTTTGGCTGTGCCCGCGAAATCCCCGGCGAGTTCCGTCAGAATCTCGCCCGTGTGATGCAGGCATTCGCCGGCGGCAAGGATGACGAGGCGGCCCGCATCATCGGCGAACTGGGATTCCGCACCCGGTCGGGCGATCTCGGGCATCTGGTGAAACCCGTGCGCGATCTCCTGTCGGGACTCATGGCGGGAAAATCATCCATGTGGGACACGGAAAAGATGATAGGGCAGGCCGAGGAGATGGCCGGAGTGCTTCTGGACGACCCCGTGACGCGCATCCCCGCCGAGGCGGTGATGGTGGGCCGGGCACTGATGACCTTGGGCGGCCTGTTCTACAAACACCGGCCTGACATTGACCCTTTCAAGACGCTCTTTCCTGTCATCGCCGAGGCGCTGCGGGGCGCGTAA
- the coxB gene encoding cytochrome c oxidase subunit II translates to MKPRVLTGLALAALAATLTGCSWEYLIPISITETSDKIDLLMWVIIWITMIVFIGVEVVLVWFILKYRDMGDGRKPVYTHGSNKLEAIWTGIPVLILIVLAVWSENLLNAEIRAIPEKPDVRIKVTARQFNWNFEITESSGEQIDEASRPIVDTGMHSTETAEPDRHFPKEFISGYDNLTPLKIPVDRTTVFEITSLDVIHSFWVPEFRIKQDAMPGHVNRIWIRPNKTGLYPIVCAELCGNGHYRMAGRLEVVTGEEYDAWVAEQASGGSDELF, encoded by the coding sequence ATGAAACCGCGCGTTCTCACCGGACTGGCGCTGGCGGCCCTTGCCGCGACCCTGACCGGCTGCTCCTGGGAATACCTAATCCCTATTTCGATCACCGAGACCTCCGACAAGATCGATCTGCTGATGTGGGTGATTATCTGGATCACCATGATCGTCTTTATCGGTGTCGAAGTGGTGCTGGTCTGGTTCATCCTCAAGTACCGCGATATGGGCGATGGCCGCAAGCCGGTCTATACCCACGGATCCAACAAGCTGGAAGCTATATGGACCGGTATTCCGGTGCTGATCCTGATCGTGCTGGCGGTGTGGAGCGAGAACCTCCTGAATGCCGAAATCCGCGCCATTCCCGAAAAGCCGGATGTCCGGATCAAGGTGACGGCCCGCCAGTTCAACTGGAACTTCGAGATTACCGAGAGCAGCGGGGAACAAATTGATGAGGCGAGCCGCCCAATCGTTGATACCGGCATGCATTCTACCGAGACGGCAGAACCGGACCGCCATTTCCCCAAGGAGTTTATCTCGGGATACGACAACCTTACCCCGCTCAAGATCCCGGTAGATCGCACGACCGTCTTTGAGATCACCTCGCTCGACGTGATCCATTCCTTCTGGGTACCGGAGTTCCGGATCAAGCAGGATGCCATGCCAGGGCATGTGAACCGCATCTGGATCAGGCCGAACAAGACAGGCCTCTACCCGATCGTGTGCGCCGAACTGTGCGGCAACGGGCACTACCGGATGGCCGGACGGCTTGAGGTGGTAACCGGCGAGGAATACGACGCCTGGGTGGCCGAACAGGCATCGGGCGGCAGCGACGAACTGTTCTAG
- a CDS encoding cbb3-type cytochrome c oxidase subunit I: MSDHKHDSGHHGEGHHEQTFIEKYIFSCDHKVIGIQYLFTTMVMVVLGGTFALLIRLQLAWPDSSLVAKLVSTPDKYNQYLTMHASIMIFGVIIPSLVGAFGNFVVPLMIGAKDMAFPRLNMLSYWLVPPAVFVMLLGLVLPGGTAAAGWTSYPPLAGAQYSGVGQTGWVLAVIILGGSSTMGAINYLATILGMRAPGMTLLRMPLFVWAIFITSVLTLFATPVLASALTMQLLDRAFGASFFVHTAGGQPLMFQHIFWFYSHPAVYIMILPAMGIVSDVLAVFSRKPIFGYRAMIYSICSIAGFGFIVWGHHMFTSGMSPTLSTTFLITTFFIAVPSAVKSFNWLGTIWGGSLRLTTAMLWALGFVGMFAIGGLSGIYSAAVPVDLYIHDTYWIVAHIHYVLFGGSLMGVFAGVYFWFPKMFGRKMDEKLGKLHFWLTLILYNFVFMPMHILGLGGMQRRIYSWKIYPHLYQLQEINVFMTVSLIALGTVQAIFFWNIYKSLKGGEKVGNNPWESTTLEWQTSSPPIAHGNFEKIPTVYRGAYEYNSELGPYAPQTLPDDKVRSMAKA, from the coding sequence ATGAGCGATCACAAGCACGACAGCGGACACCACGGCGAAGGCCACCACGAGCAGACCTTCATCGAGAAATACATCTTCTCCTGCGACCACAAGGTCATTGGAATCCAGTACCTCTTTACCACCATGGTCATGGTGGTGCTGGGAGGCACATTCGCTCTGCTCATCCGGCTCCAGCTCGCCTGGCCCGACAGCAGCCTGGTTGCCAAGCTCGTCTCGACACCGGACAAGTACAACCAGTATCTCACCATGCACGCCTCGATCATGATTTTCGGCGTCATCATACCCTCGCTCGTGGGTGCTTTCGGAAACTTCGTCGTTCCGCTCATGATCGGTGCCAAGGACATGGCCTTCCCGCGGCTCAACATGCTCTCCTACTGGCTGGTTCCCCCGGCCGTGTTCGTCATGCTGCTGGGCCTTGTACTGCCGGGCGGTACTGCCGCCGCCGGCTGGACCAGCTATCCCCCGCTCGCAGGAGCCCAGTATTCAGGCGTCGGCCAGACGGGCTGGGTGCTCGCCGTGATCATCCTCGGTGGCTCCTCGACCATGGGCGCGATCAACTACCTCGCCACGATCCTGGGGATGCGCGCCCCCGGCATGACACTGCTCCGGATGCCGCTCTTTGTATGGGCCATCTTCATCACGTCGGTCCTGACGCTGTTCGCAACCCCGGTGCTTGCCTCGGCTCTTACCATGCAGCTTCTGGACCGGGCCTTCGGTGCGAGCTTCTTCGTCCATACCGCCGGCGGCCAGCCGCTGATGTTCCAGCACATCTTCTGGTTTTATTCGCACCCGGCCGTTTACATCATGATTCTTCCGGCGATGGGCATCGTGAGCGACGTGCTTGCCGTCTTTTCGCGCAAGCCGATCTTCGGCTACCGGGCGATGATCTATTCGATCTGCTCGATCGCCGGTTTCGGCTTCATCGTCTGGGGTCACCACATGTTCACCTCCGGCATGAGCCCAACACTCTCGACGACCTTCCTCATCACGACATTCTTTATTGCGGTTCCATCGGCAGTGAAAAGCTTCAACTGGCTCGGCACGATCTGGGGAGGTTCCCTCCGTCTCACGACGGCGATGCTCTGGGCCCTCGGCTTTGTCGGGATGTTCGCCATCGGCGGCCTTTCGGGCATCTACTCGGCCGCCGTGCCGGTAGACCTCTACATCCATGACACCTACTGGATCGTCGCGCACATCCACTACGTGCTGTTCGGCGGCTCGCTGATGGGCGTATTCGCCGGGGTTTATTTCTGGTTTCCGAAGATGTTCGGGCGCAAGATGGACGAGAAGCTTGGCAAGCTGCATTTCTGGCTGACGCTGATTCTCTACAACTTCGTGTTCATGCCGATGCACATCCTGGGACTGGGCGGCATGCAGCGCCGCATCTACAGCTGGAAGATCTACCCGCACCTCTACCAGCTCCAGGAGATCAACGTGTTCATGACGGTCAGTTTGATTGCGCTCGGTACGGTCCAGGCGATCTTCTTCTGGAATATCTACAAGTCGCTGAAGGGTGGCGAGAAGGTGGGTAATAACCCCTGGGAATCCACCACTCTCGAGTGGCAGACCTCATCGCCGCCCATCGCTCATGGAAACTTCGAAAAGATCCCTACTGTCTACCGGGGAGCCTATGAGTACAACTCGGAGCTGGGCCCCTATGCCCCGCAGACACTTCCGGATGACAAGGTACGCTCCATGGCGAAGGCCTGA